The Diprion similis isolate iyDipSimi1 chromosome 11, iyDipSimi1.1, whole genome shotgun sequence genome includes a region encoding these proteins:
- the LOC124412300 gene encoding uncharacterized protein LOC124412300 isoform X1 has protein sequence MASRYTVLIAFLVCVAQVFAQIYTGNSPAAATQVPAASPKNELLTQTVYGFLDFTTTIGNTVMVFSPNSAPPEGNKPEKPVANSQAQPIQTKPTENSKKVPDIQPSKTHKSESRGETKKQEVKETKIVVNSVVEQKVVKNSEDNLVPAKRESVKTRVEVVTNSPVVSSVVEVRPVNEVPNVVKNDLAEPEYDFLSKQPTQSVDETYKLINLRPSSKHQAKPRPTARRAKDNPTGLVTKLGGTIVKDGLTTVHETNVIGTYINGKYAQVLQSSSRVLGGVQPPEGKIRPTNSHRILKTIGPQHGKPRPHLEPTPTLQDDSPGLSPESIANAQSGTNIRTSRRHSSNNQHRPKFRNNKLPDDSESGEQISTQRSSGKNRPAAGRPGYRSRNQITTTTTTTTTTSEAPVTRRRNGFRPSNQPSPPAKQNRARTESSSSSSSSSSSNNSPKVKFPRAPGSRWSYKTTPKPRIAIRKQVEDDLEKPLTPEASVQVQEVLVDDKDNRQTPISQKKIQEQETTVGEEQPEARESDDDGDAVRESQILPLETINVEISTQADFNDVYFEIATIKSPYTFQVGTQTNTRYVTVTSTVKKSFATAEASPSVNPSEPLTENILANTGAAYETTLPLDSSVATLPAISLDPGQATPPLETITETFSTTQTLLKTHLLPVVAEGNTTKLTLVQTYHIARVVTATKTLPPMELYQFIPSKTLNEFNSRLDEAGSELHLELDFGDDDRDDDDILKRVVPPTDSDSDLNPFRHGDSAGKTKAGQEAHPSPMEPQLSPEQAQQLALFKYFGQPQPQVITTSRPVIVVETLYESHVIPLVNKGNTIFSTLSRPVGTVPKTTYEYGTSTIAPLLPQVPQVPQVPQVPQQLFQQPQQQQPQFTVTTAPIVTQTLATVSDSRVLRLTFGAKTAFTTLFSTRVVPTAVTTYVTSTVPVQPTVPAFPGYFPPAVGYPGYPFVG, from the exons ATGGCTTCGAGATACACTGTCTTGATCGCATTCCTCGTTTGCG TTGCTCAAGTCTTCGCTCAAATTTATACCGGAAATTCACCAGCGGCTGCAACTCAAGTACCAGCAGCTTCgccaaaaaatgaattgctCACGCAGACTGTTTACGGATTTCTCGACTTCACGACGACCATTGGAAACACAGTGATGGTTTTTAGTCCTAACAGTGCTCCTCCTG AGGGAAACAAGCCGGAAAAACCTGTCGCCAATTCGCAAGCACAGCCGATTCAAACGAAGCCTacggaaaattcgaaaaaagtaCCCGACATCCAGCCCAGCAAAACTCACAAGAGCGAATCGCGTGGGGAGACGAAAAAACAGGAGGTTAAGGAAACCAAGATCGTCGTAAACTCGGTTGTTGAACAAAAGGTCGTGAAGAATTCGGAAGACAACCTGGTGCCGGCGAAACGTGAG AGTGTGAAGACTCGGGTGGAAGTCGTTACGAACAGCCCCGTGGTTTCGAGCGTTGTGGAAGTCCGTCCGGTGAACGAGGTGCCAAACGTTGTCAAGAACGATTTAGCCGAGCCTGAGTACGACTTCCTGTCAAAACAGCCGACTCAGAGCGTCGACGAAACTTATAAG CTTATAAACTTGAGACCATCTTCGAAGCATCAGGCCAAACCAAGGCCCACGGCTAGGCGAGCCAAGGACAACCCAACCGGTTTGGTAACCAAACTGGGAGGCACCATTGTCAAGGATGGTTTGACCACCGTCCACGAGACCAACGTCATAGGTACTTACATCAATGGAAAGTACGCTCAGGTACTCCAGAGCTCATCGCGCGTATTGGGGGGCGTCCAGCCCCCGGAGGGTAAAATCAGGCCCACCAATTCCCACAGGATTTTGAAAACCATCGGACCCCAACACGGCAAGCCCAGACCTCACCTCGAGCCGACGCCAACTCTTCAGGATGACTCGCCGGGACTTTCGCCGGAAAGCATCGCCAATGCTCAGTCAG GTACCAACATAAGGACTTCTCGGCGTCATTCGAGCAACAATCAACACCGTCCGAAGTTCCGTAACAATAAGCTTCCCGACGATTCTGAGAGCGGTGAACAAATCTCCACGCAGAGATCATCCGGGAAAAATCGACCAGCGGCTGGAAGACCCGGTTACAG GAGCAGAAATCAAatcacgacgacgacgacgacaacgacgacgactagCGAAGCACCAGTAACTCGACGTAGAAACGGTTTCAGGCCAAGTAATCAGCCCAGTCCTCCAGCCAAGCAGAATCGAGCCAGAACCGAGTcgtcatcctcatcctcgtcgtcttcgtcatcGAACAATTCACCAAAGGTAAAGTTCCCGAGGGCTCCAGGAAGCAGGTGGTCATACAAGACGACCCCTAAACCACGAATTGCGATCCGCAAGCAGGTAGAGGATGACCTCGAGAAGCCCCTGACGCCGGAAGCCAGTGTCCAGGTCCAAGAAGTCCTCGTTGATGATAAAGATAACAGACAGACCCCGATCAGCCAGAAGAAAATACAGGAACAAGAAACAACTGTCGGGGAGGAGCAGCCTGAGGCCAGAGAATCGGATGATGACGGAGACGCCGTTCGGGAATCGCAAATCCTTCCGCTTGAAACTATCAATGTCGAGATATCGACGCAGGCCGATTTCAACGACGTTTACTTCGAAATAGCCACCATCAAGTCGCCTTATACCTTCCAG GTTGGAACACAGACGAACACTCGCTACGTGACGGTGACTTCAACGGTGAAGAAGAGTTTCGCAACGGCGGAAGCATCGCCGTCGGTAAACCCGTCGGAACCACTAACCGAGAACATTCTCGCCAACACCGGTGCGGCGTACGAAACGACTCTCCCCCTGGACTCGTCCGTGGCAACACTTCCGGCGATATCCTTGGACCCAGGTCAGGCAACGCCACCGTTGGAGACGATAACCGAAACCTTCTCCACGACTCAAACTCTGCTCAAAACCCACCTTCTGCCAGTGGTGGCGGAGGGTAACACGACGAAGTTGACTCTGGTCCAGACCTACCACATCGCGAGGGTGGTAACAGCCACGAAGACGCTGCCGCCGATGGAGCTGTATCAGTTTATACCTAGCAAAACTCTCAACGAATTCAACTCCCGTCTGGACGAGGCTGGAAGCGAGCTTCACCTGGAGCTCGACTTCGGCGACGATGACCGAGACGACGATGATATATTAAAACGCGTCGTACCTCCGACCGATTCCGACTCGGATTTGAACCCCTTCCGCCACGGGGATTCCGCCGGAAAAACGAAGGCTGGTCAGGAAGCTCACCCGTCGCCAATGGAGCCTCAACTCAGCCCGGAACAAGCCCAGCAGCTCGCTTTATTCAAGTACTTCGGCCAGCCTCAGCCCCAGGTGATAACAACCTCGCGGCCAGTAATCGTCGTCGAGACCCTCTACGAGTCCCACGTCATTCCGCTGGTCAACAAGGGAAACACAATCTTCTCGACCCTCTCAAGGCCCGTCGGTACCGTACCGAAGACCACCTACGAGTACGGCACGTCGACCATCGCCCCGCTCCTCCCCCAGGTGCCTCAGGTTCCCCAAGTGCCTCAGGTGCCCCAGCAGCTTTTCCAGCAGCCCCAACAGCAGCAACCCCAGTTCACCGTGACCACGGCTCCGATAGTTACTCAGACCTTGGCGACCGTCTCCGACTCCAGGGTGCTGAGATTGACTTTCGGCGCGAAAACCGCCTTCACGACCTTGTTCTCGACGAGGGTCGTGCCCACCGCAGTCACGACCTACGTGACATCGACAGTCCCGGTCCAGCCGACGGTGCCAGCTTTTCCAGGGTATTTCCCACCCGCGGTTGGATATCCGGGTTATCCCTTCGTCGGTTAG